In Aedes albopictus strain Foshan chromosome 3, AalbF5, whole genome shotgun sequence, the genomic window CCGGATCGAAATGCTGGTTATTCGTCAAGGTGTGCGGAAGCATATCTCCGAGTAGATGTCAAACCCGGTGATCAGTGAATGGAAGCAAGGAGATGCTCGTACCAGGGCGACGCttgcaccacagacaaacagacgtctcactctactcacttctcatcgttaccctttttaacggttagttcaaatattttgtagttcgcaaatcgctcggtcacagcgctcgcatcgtttttgctcctgtttgacgtttgctcactactgccacctactgagtggtttgcgtaacacatcctggttagcattgggcgattatgttttcgtgacgatgatttgtatcgcaatttgttccaagtgatacgtctgtttgtctgtgcttgcaCTGTTCCTTGCAGACAGTCAGTACTCTATAATCCGAAATTGCCAAACCTCCAAAGACGCCTGGGAAGCTTCGAAGAAGCACCACGTGCAGAACGTGTCACTTACATGTCGAGTTACACTGCTCAAACGGATTTGCCAAATGCAGTTCCAGGGTTTTCTCACGCTTATCAAACGCTGGCCAGAAGCTCGTTTCGAAGTTGATGGTCGCCATGGTCCTGAGAAACCTACCGGAAGCCTATGATAAGTTGACGACAGCACTCGAGAGCCGCTTAGATGACGACAATGGATTTGGGAAATCGCAGttactggatgaatccatgaagcGAAGGAAGAATCAAGACGGGTTGAATGAATCAAGAAAACcattaccgtcagtgtaccagtagccgctcttgttccaatagccgctcaccgtcTAGAAAATGATGTTTATTGGCATACATATGTATGATTGTCTTCATCCGTGTATAATTCGGCACGCATATTTTGAATATCCGTGGAAAAAAAAGAttgtattttttgtatggaactttGTTTTCTACactcgtgagcggctattggaacacgagcggctactggtacactgcaATTCCTGTGGAAGATTGGGTCGGCTGGCTCTCAGACATTTACCTTGGCGCGACCCAGCGAACCTGCCGCCATACCCTGATAGGTGTCAGTTACTTGGACTTGAAAGTCTTGTCAGAAGGCGCAATATACAGCAGGCCAAATTCATCGTCCAGCTACTCAACGGAGATATTGACTGCCCTCATCTGCTATCGCTGATTGACTTCCGAGCGCCGACTAGGATGTTAAGGCATCGTAGCTTGATGCAATCACGATTTCATCGATCGAATTACGGCTACAACCAACCCATTTGTGCAATGATTCGTATGTTTAGTTCTGTAGAGTCCTCGTTTGATTTCGTTATGTCCACTAGTAAATTTGTCAGTAGAATTAGGAGGTCAAATTTATTGTAGCTAGTACGTAACATCATTCATTAAGTCAACTGTCAGATGAATTACACCTCAGCAGTGTTTGGAGAACTTTCAGAGAAGGTGGAAAATAAAAGTCAACGCTGCAAAAACATAGGCTGTATACTTCACGCGAAATCGTTCTCTCCGTTTACTTCCGGACGTGTGTATTGAAGTGAACGGTCATCACGTACCTTGGGATACCGAGGCGAAATACTTGGGACTGCTTATGGACTCCAAACTGAAATTCGATAAGCACATCAACATGTCGCTTACGAAATGTGACAAGCTTACTCGTTCGCTTTATGCTCTGGTTAAGCGACAGTCAAGACTTCAACTTCACAACAAACTTCTATTCAAAGGAGTCTTCCGAGCGGTTCTCACTTACGGCTCTCCTGCGTGGATGACTTGTGCAGCAACGCATCGTAGGCGTCTCCAGCTGAAGCAAAACAAACTACTTAAGATGATACTAAACCGGGCCACGTGGTATCGAACTGAAGATCTTCACGTCGAGGCGAACATGGAAACCGTTGACCAATTCATCAACCGCATTTGGGAGAAATTTCGTGCCAGTTGCCAGTTGTCGATTAATCCACTGATCGAAGGCATTCTGAACGACTAAagcatctgtaatattttttttaattctgttcTCTTGGTTTTTTTTATCTTGCTACCTAGGTACATGTATTGCGGAGAAAAAGTCGGAGGTTCCGGATAAGATTTCAGAATTCAGGTAGATGGCGGAGACCCGATAAGGAAAGCGACCTGCTATCATTCACGCAGACAACGGAAGAGAATACAAATCCAGACGATTGGGAATATTTTACAGTCAAAAAGGATCTATAGCGCAGTTCACTGCTGCATACAGCCCACAGAAGAACGTGCTACCGAGAAGACCACGTATAAAGCCTGGTATGCGAGGGAGTTCTATTATCTGTGGCTCACCAACGGAAGATGCTTATCAAGCACATAGACGTGAAGACCGCCTAGCAAAAAGGAGAACTCCAGGAAAAGGTTTTCAAGTGGCCTGGCTGTGATTTTGAGAACTGCAAGCTAGTAAGCCATCTCCAAAAAGGGATTTACGGATTGAAGCAAGCAGCCCATATCTGGAATAAGAAGCTCACTATAATTATTCTTCAGAGACTTGGATTCAAGCTCTCCAAAAAAAGATTCGTGTCTGCATTCGATGGCATATCGGTTGTTGTATCCATCCTAGAACGCATGACCAGTAATCCCTGGCTGGGTTAGAGTTCAAACTTTTTGTTGACGTTGAATGGGCTGGCGATGCCCACTAGCGAAAGTCATCATCTATATTTTTCTTTTACGCTTCGTAGGAGTAATAATTGCATGGAACGGCAAGAAACAGGaacacactttgctgaaccccccctctcccctttaagcgtgacgtaatttatggacgctccctatgtCTCTCAAAGTTTTTTCTTAGTTTATCCTAGACTTTTTTCTAAGATCTTTTTCGGGGTTTTTTCCCGAGTTACTTTTCTACATTTTCCCGGGATTAATCCCAaagttcttcccggaatctttaccgtgAATCGTATGAAAATTAAGCAAAATGGGGTTTTAACTGACCTTTCCTCATAAATGCCCCGGGATTCCCGCAAGGAAATGTTAGAGAAATTCAAAGAACAACTCTGAAAacctccaagagaaatccctagaagaacttcaGCAAAAATCCAGGGTAAACTCATAGAAAAGCCATCCCGAAAACCACAAAGAGATAttcggagggcccatatagccgatgctgCAAACGTACGGGCATtcagctgagggtgacgggtttgatttccggtaggtccaggaacttttcgtaaagaaaatttctttgacttccttggacatacgAGTATCTCCACACGATATCCATATGCaaaattattcctggagaaactttgggTAAATAAAGGAATCCAGCGAATAGCTCTGAAAGCATACCAggaaaacctctgaaaaaaatcccgagatgtacttctgcaggaattctggaaggaactcagaaatcccagaaggaacatcGGAAAACACTGAAAGCTCTGGAAGCAAACTCGGAAAACCCTCTGtatgaaatcttggaaaaaaaccaGAGAAAAAAACCCTAACTGATCAACTATAAgaggaattcatcaaaaatttacacaGCCGAAAACCTGAACGTGTTTACTTTTTTGAGTTCAAGTAAAACTTGAATTTTGCCTACACAATTTCGATTACATTTATGTTCCAAAAATTGAGCCACTACTGTACTATCATTTGATATCAAAAACTGCATCAATTTCAGCTAAACTAAATAGAATCAATTCCTACGACCAATCGCAGATACTATTCCACGCCCCAGCCCAATCCCCATTTCCCGGAATCTTACCTTCTTCCTGAAGATGGGCTTGGTTTGTCCACCGAAACCCTTCTGTTTACGATCGTAACGGCGACGACCCTGCGATGCCTGACGTTCCTTGGACTTCTTGTACTGCGTGACCTTGTGGACGCGGTGCACCTTGCACTTCTTGCAGTAGGTACGACGCTGCTTGGGAACGTTCACCTAAAAAGCAACAGCAGGTTTACACCTGGGATTAGTTCCGATCAATCACCGGTAGCATCCTCCAAAACACCCTTAACCTCACGGGTGGATATGTTCTGGCGGGGAGGATTCGCAAACAGACACAAAACATTTCACTGTTTTCGCGGGAAAATGAACCGATTCGAATGGAATTTTTACACAATCGTCTGCCTGCGACGGTCACCGGTACGTTCCTTCACATTTCCGGACACAATTCACCGATTCACAGCGCGAAAACAGCGAAAATTTGCACCACCACGTACCATTTTGATGTTCTTGTCGATTCAGTCACAAACGAAAAGAGAGCGCAGGAaacaagaactgtcaaacgcgAGCGAGCCGCTGTCTGTTTGACAGCTTCCGGTGAGGCAGATTGGCAAGAAAGCCGCCGACAGGGAAGTTGATTTCAAGCGCAAATGGGTGCTGCGGTGGTGCCAGCTGGTGGCGGACACAGCGAACTGGGCCGGCGATTTGGGGTGGATAGTGGGAAAAGCGTTAAAATCACGATTCAgcaattttacgaaacgacaacaactcttcactcagatctctgtgaagattcacaCAGACTTACTCTACGGCATCAGATTTAGTAATGAGTATTTACTCAAATTTATTCATATGGCATAATGTTGACGAGGAAATTATAttcgacacattctaccgtgacgttacaacgatttgacgcctttttggtcaga contains:
- the LOC109428105 gene encoding large ribosomal subunit protein eL42; this translates as MVNVPKQRRTYCKKCKVHRVHKVTQYKKSKERQASQGRRRYDRKQKGFGGQTKPIFRKKAKTTKKIVLRMECVDCKYRKQTPLKRCKHFELGGDKKRKGQMIQF